Proteins from a genomic interval of Tepidisphaeraceae bacterium:
- a CDS encoding nucleotidyltransferase family protein — MKHSPLDSATVPVALLAGGLATRLRPITEKIPKALVDLAGRPFIDWQLDLLAENGIRHVVMCLGYLGEMVRDHCGDGSARGMRLEYSFDGEKLMGTGGALLRARHLLGNDAFWVMYGDSYMDIAYRDVLAAFARSDALGLMTVLRNGNQWDTSNVIFQDGQLVRYDKKNRTPEMQYIDYGVGLLRASVLNRVPADRPFDLAELYTALVEERRMIGYEVTQRFYEIGTPASLEEARVYLQSRNR; from the coding sequence ATGAAGCATTCACCCCTCGACAGTGCCACCGTCCCCGTCGCACTGCTTGCCGGTGGCCTCGCCACGCGGTTGCGGCCGATCACGGAGAAGATCCCCAAGGCGCTCGTCGACCTCGCCGGGCGGCCGTTCATCGATTGGCAGCTCGATCTGCTGGCCGAGAACGGCATAAGGCATGTGGTGATGTGCCTGGGATATCTCGGTGAAATGGTCCGTGATCACTGCGGCGACGGTTCTGCCCGCGGCATGCGCCTCGAGTACTCGTTCGACGGTGAAAAACTCATGGGTACCGGCGGCGCGCTCCTGCGGGCCCGCCATCTCCTGGGCAATGATGCCTTCTGGGTCATGTACGGCGATTCCTACATGGACATCGCCTACCGCGACGTGCTAGCCGCGTTCGCGCGGTCCGACGCGCTCGGACTGATGACCGTCCTCCGCAACGGCAACCAGTGGGACACCAGCAACGTCATCTTCCAGGACGGCCAACTGGTGCGCTACGACAAGAAGAACCGCACGCCGGAGATGCAGTACATCGATTACGGCGTCGGCCTGTTGCGCGCCAGCGTCCTCAATCGCGTACCGGCCGACCGCCCGTTCGACTTGGCCGAGCTATATACGGCATTAGTGGAAGAACGGCGGATGATCGGGTACGAAGTCACCCAGCGTTTCTACGAAATCGGCACCCCCGCTTCGCTGGAGGAAGCGCGGGTATATTTACAGTCGCGGAATCGTTAA
- a CDS encoding transaldolase, protein MSSPSVEQLKVKIYADGADRAGMLEMAAKPHIAGLTTNPTLMNKAGIKDYRAFARDILSVIKDKPISFEVFCDEFEEMERQAREIASWGDNVYAKIPVTNCSGQPATKLIATLAKAKVKQNVTALMTMAQVRDVSLALEDHAPSNISIFAGRIADTGRDPLPMMAAAVEMMKPYKTQELIWASPRELLNIFQADAIGCHIITVTNDVLKKLSLVGKDLNQYSLETVKMFYADASAAGFKL, encoded by the coding sequence ATGTCCAGCCCCAGCGTCGAACAGCTCAAAGTGAAGATTTACGCCGACGGCGCCGACCGGGCGGGCATGCTCGAGATGGCGGCCAAGCCGCACATCGCGGGGCTGACGACCAACCCCACGCTGATGAACAAGGCCGGCATCAAGGACTACCGCGCCTTCGCCAGGGACATCCTAAGCGTCATCAAGGACAAGCCGATCAGCTTCGAGGTCTTCTGCGACGAGTTCGAGGAGATGGAGCGCCAGGCGCGCGAGATCGCCAGCTGGGGCGACAACGTCTACGCCAAGATCCCCGTCACCAACTGTAGCGGCCAACCGGCGACGAAGCTGATCGCGACGCTGGCCAAGGCCAAGGTGAAGCAGAACGTGACGGCCCTGATGACGATGGCGCAGGTGCGCGACGTCTCGCTGGCGCTGGAAGATCATGCTCCCAGCAACATCAGTATCTTCGCCGGCCGCATCGCCGACACCGGCCGCGACCCCCTGCCCATGATGGCGGCAGCGGTCGAGATGATGAAGCCCTACAAGACGCAGGAACTGATCTGGGCCAGCCCCCGCGAACTGCTGAACATCTTCCAGGCCGACGCGATCGGCTGCCACATCATCACCGTCACCAACGACGTGCTGAAGAAGCTGTCGCTGGTGGGCAAGGATTTGAACCAATACTCGCTGGAGACCGTGAAGATGTTTTACGCCGACGCATCGGCGGCGGGGTTCAAGCTGTAG
- a CDS encoding Gfo/Idh/MocA family oxidoreductase, translating to MVDKAFRVAVVGCGSMANAWVETARKAPGVEVVALIDLRPEAARAMADKHGLPHSVVYGSLAEAAATAKPNLVFDVTIPDAHERVVTEALRLGCDVLGEKPLSTSIESARRMVATAQETGRMYAVMQNQRYSSRAVAARDFIKSGRIGSLDEFHGEMYLGPHFGGFREEMPYPLIVDMLIHLFDKARFMSGTDPVSVYCHSFNPKHSWYKGDASCVAIFEMTGGVVFSFRASWCAEGLPADWGGEWRFIGAEGTMKWDTQGLRAQARKPDGKREFMYEMEDIAIPETEMPLQGHPAFITDGLAALREGRAPQTVCTDNIKSLAMVEAAVKSAKQGAKVKVEW from the coding sequence ATGGTCGACAAAGCATTTCGCGTCGCGGTGGTGGGTTGCGGTAGCATGGCTAACGCGTGGGTCGAGACGGCACGGAAGGCACCGGGCGTGGAGGTGGTCGCGCTGATCGACCTGCGCCCCGAAGCCGCGCGCGCGATGGCCGACAAGCATGGCTTGCCGCACTCGGTGGTCTACGGCTCGCTCGCCGAGGCCGCGGCGACGGCCAAGCCGAACCTCGTGTTCGACGTGACGATCCCCGATGCCCACGAGCGCGTCGTCACCGAGGCCCTGCGGCTCGGTTGCGACGTGCTCGGCGAGAAGCCGCTGTCGACCAGCATCGAGTCCGCCCGCCGAATGGTCGCCACGGCACAGGAGACTGGCCGCATGTACGCGGTCATGCAGAACCAGCGCTACAGCTCACGCGCCGTGGCGGCGCGCGACTTCATCAAATCGGGTCGCATCGGATCGCTCGACGAGTTCCATGGCGAGATGTACCTCGGGCCGCACTTCGGTGGCTTTCGCGAGGAGATGCCGTACCCGCTGATCGTCGACATGCTCATCCACCTGTTCGACAAGGCCCGCTTCATGTCGGGCACCGACCCGGTCAGCGTCTACTGCCACTCGTTCAACCCAAAGCACAGCTGGTACAAGGGCGACGCCAGCTGCGTCGCGATCTTCGAGATGACCGGCGGCGTCGTCTTCAGCTTCCGCGCCAGCTGGTGTGCCGAGGGCCTGCCGGCCGACTGGGGCGGCGAGTGGCGCTTCATCGGCGCCGAAGGCACGATGAAGTGGGACACGCAGGGCCTGCGCGCCCAGGCCCGCAAGCCCGACGGCAAGCGCGAGTTCATGTACGAGATGGAAGACATCGCGATCCCGGAGACCGAGATGCCGCTGCAAGGCCACCCGGCGTTCATCACCGATGGCTTGGCCGCTCTGCGCGAGGGCCGCGCGCCGCAGACGGTCTGCACCGACAACATCAAGAGCCTCGCAATGGTCGAGGCCGCGGTGAAGAGCGCCAAGCAGGGGGCGAAGGTGAAGGTCGAGTGGTAG
- a CDS encoding type B 50S ribosomal protein L31: MKKNVHPKYRPVVFQDNGAGFAFLTRSTMQTRDTIKWEDGNEYPLIKVDISSASHPFFTGKQMFIDTAGRVERFSKKFGGTYSFQKGAAPAAAPAKK, encoded by the coding sequence ATGAAAAAGAATGTTCATCCGAAGTACCGTCCGGTCGTGTTCCAGGACAACGGCGCCGGTTTCGCGTTCCTGACGCGTTCGACCATGCAGACGCGCGACACGATCAAGTGGGAAGATGGCAACGAGTACCCGCTGATCAAGGTCGACATCAGCTCGGCCAGCCACCCGTTCTTCACCGGCAAGCAGATGTTCATCGACACCGCCGGTCGTGTGGAACGCTTCAGCAAGAAGTTCGGCGGCACCTACAGCTTCCAGAAGGGTGCCGCTCCCGCGGCCGCCCCGGCGAAGAAGTAA
- a CDS encoding DMT family transporter — translation MPAQSVHYVLLITAVMAGSTAVVMIKSNTMPPVLLASYRVLLAAVMLSPLFFRARAKQRASGLSVTPMRQLLVRSGPGAAMLALHFISWNTGARLTGAANAALVVNMVPVVMPFLMWAAMGEIITRREIIGSILALAGVLVLTAGDYHLGGPNLLGDVICFGSMLMMALYMLAARRYRSEGESLWLYIVPLYWMAGFFCFFIGLCIPTARPLFDYSARDYALLFALAAGPTVVGHTLLNNAMRHLRGQVVSIFNLGQFVFAGVLAFIFIGEVPKARFYLASALVVAGGVIVVMRSRPKMQQMQKEAALIED, via the coding sequence ATGCCTGCCCAAAGCGTCCATTACGTCCTGCTGATCACCGCCGTCATGGCTGGTTCCACGGCCGTCGTGATGATCAAGTCGAACACGATGCCACCGGTGCTGCTGGCGAGCTACCGCGTGCTGCTGGCGGCCGTCATGCTGTCGCCTTTGTTCTTCCGGGCTCGCGCTAAACAGCGGGCGTCGGGCCTAAGCGTCACGCCGATGCGGCAGTTGCTGGTCCGCAGTGGGCCGGGTGCGGCGATGCTGGCGCTGCACTTCATCAGCTGGAACACCGGCGCCCGCCTGACCGGGGCGGCAAACGCGGCGCTCGTGGTGAACATGGTGCCGGTCGTCATGCCGTTCCTGATGTGGGCCGCGATGGGCGAGATCATCACCCGGCGGGAGATCATCGGCTCCATCCTGGCCCTGGCGGGCGTGCTCGTGCTGACGGCCGGTGATTATCACCTCGGCGGGCCCAACCTGCTGGGCGACGTGATCTGCTTTGGGTCAATGCTGATGATGGCCCTCTACATGCTGGCCGCGAGGCGGTACCGCAGCGAGGGGGAATCGCTCTGGTTGTACATCGTGCCGCTTTATTGGATGGCGGGCTTCTTCTGCTTCTTCATCGGCCTGTGCATCCCCACCGCCCGCCCGCTGTTCGACTACAGCGCCCGCGATTACGCATTGCTATTCGCCCTGGCCGCCGGCCCCACGGTGGTCGGTCACACGCTGCTGAACAACGCGATGCGCCACCTGCGCGGCCAGGTCGTCAGCATCTTCAACCTCGGTCAGTTCGTCTTCGCCGGTGTGCTGGCGTTCATCTTCATCGGTGAAGTGCCCAAGGCCCGCTTCTACCTCGCCAGCGCCCTAGTGGTGGCGGGCGGCGTGATCGTCGTGATGCGATCAAGGCCGAAGATGCAGCAAATGCAGAAAGAGGCGGCGCTGATCGAGGATTAG
- a CDS encoding SIS domain-containing protein: MSFSQSFLTEVTQIAQSVDATAIEAIADKLAAVRVNGGRLFFLGVGGSAGNCNHAVNDFRKIAGFEAYAPTDNVSELTARTNDEGWETVFVAWLKGSRLRKEDGVFVFSVGGGSLEKNVSPNLVRALQHAKEVGSTIVGIVGRDGGYTATVADAAVIIPTVNADHVTPHSEAWQAVVWHLLVSHPKLKAAVTKWESTK; the protein is encoded by the coding sequence ATGTCCTTCTCCCAATCGTTCCTCACCGAAGTCACCCAGATCGCCCAATCCGTCGACGCCACGGCCATCGAGGCCATCGCCGACAAGCTCGCGGCCGTGCGGGTCAATGGCGGGCGGCTGTTCTTCCTGGGCGTGGGTGGCAGCGCGGGCAACTGTAATCACGCCGTCAACGACTTCCGCAAGATCGCTGGCTTTGAGGCCTACGCTCCCACCGACAACGTGAGCGAGCTTACCGCCCGCACGAATGACGAGGGCTGGGAAACCGTCTTCGTCGCCTGGCTGAAGGGCAGCCGGCTTCGCAAGGAAGACGGCGTCTTCGTCTTCAGCGTGGGCGGCGGCAGCCTGGAGAAGAACGTCAGCCCCAACCTCGTGCGCGCCCTGCAGCACGCCAAGGAAGTCGGCTCGACCATCGTCGGTATCGTCGGCCGTGACGGCGGCTACACCGCCACCGTCGCCGACGCCGCGGTGATCATTCCGACGGTCAACGCCGACCACGTCACCCCGCACAGTGAAGCGTGGCAGGCGGTCGTCTGGCACTTGCTCGTCAGCCACCCCAAGCTGAAGGCGGCGGTGACGAAGTGGGAGTCGACCAAGTGA
- a CDS encoding TerC family protein produces MFWIWSGFILFVLFMLALDLGVFNRKAHVIGVREALKWSAMWITLGLAFSAFVYYGYENHWMGLGMAADGTVARDPVDGQEMEGHHATVKYITGYVIEKSLSVDNIFVIAMVFTYFKVPAMYQHRVLFWGILGALVMRGAMIGLGAVLLARFHWIIYIFGGFLILTGLKMLFSKEEDAADIGDNFLVRQTRRLLPVTNNYHGQHFFVRAGSAASHEPEVWQKGDTLNYETPTGPVDAAVEGVKAGTLMLTPLMLALIVVEFTDLVFAVDSIPAIFAITGDPFIVFTSNVFAILGLRSLYFALAGMITLFRYLKISLALVLTLVGVKMLIAKQLKEWVGDNFNFYLLGVIFLILAAGVIASIMANKRDEKASKLHSPPGIEEV; encoded by the coding sequence ATGTTCTGGATCTGGTCCGGGTTTATCCTGTTCGTGCTCTTCATGCTCGCCCTCGATCTGGGCGTCTTCAATCGCAAAGCTCACGTGATCGGCGTTCGCGAGGCCCTGAAGTGGTCGGCGATGTGGATCACGCTCGGACTGGCCTTTAGCGCGTTCGTCTACTACGGCTACGAAAATCACTGGATGGGCCTGGGCATGGCCGCCGACGGTACCGTCGCGCGCGACCCCGTCGACGGGCAGGAGATGGAGGGCCATCACGCGACCGTGAAGTACATCACCGGTTACGTGATCGAGAAGTCCCTCAGCGTCGACAACATCTTCGTCATCGCCATGGTCTTCACCTACTTCAAGGTGCCGGCGATGTACCAGCATCGCGTGCTGTTCTGGGGCATCCTGGGCGCGCTGGTGATGCGCGGCGCGATGATCGGCCTGGGGGCCGTGCTGCTGGCGCGGTTCCACTGGATCATCTACATCTTCGGCGGGTTCCTGATCCTGACCGGCCTGAAGATGCTCTTCAGCAAGGAAGAGGACGCGGCCGACATCGGCGACAACTTCCTCGTTCGACAGACGCGGCGACTGTTGCCGGTCACCAACAACTATCACGGCCAGCACTTCTTCGTGCGGGCAGGGTCGGCAGCATCGCACGAGCCGGAGGTCTGGCAAAAGGGTGACACGCTCAATTACGAGACTCCCACCGGTCCCGTCGACGCCGCGGTGGAAGGGGTGAAGGCCGGCACGCTGATGTTGACGCCGCTCATGCTGGCGCTGATCGTCGTCGAGTTCACCGACCTCGTCTTCGCCGTCGACAGCATCCCCGCGATCTTCGCGATCACCGGCGACCCGTTCATCGTCTTCACGAGCAACGTCTTCGCCATCCTCGGCCTGCGCAGCCTCTACTTCGCGCTGGCTGGCATGATCACCCTGTTCCGCTACCTCAAGATCTCGCTGGCGCTGGTGCTGACGCTGGTGGGCGTGAAGATGCTGATTGCCAAGCAACTGAAGGAATGGGTCGGTGACAACTTCAACTTCTACCTGCTGGGCGTCATCTTCCTAATCCTCGCCGCCGGCGTGATCGCCTCGATTATGGCCAACAAGCGCGACGAGAAGGCCAGCAAGCTTCACTCGCCGCCGGGGATTGAAGAGGTGTAG
- a CDS encoding HAD family hydrolase produces the protein MPRAVFLDRDGVINTCTVKGSTPYPPNGVDELCVEPGAAEAMAKLKAAGYLLLVVTNQPDVARGTQTKAGVEAINEALRGQLPIDDVAVCYHDNADNCDCRKPKPGMLTTLAKKWHVDLHHSFMVGDRSGDIHAGESAGVRTFLVDRPYSKVDTCRPDFCVRDLAHASDIILQMVRIEPPRMP, from the coding sequence ATGCCCAGAGCCGTTTTTCTTGATCGCGATGGCGTCATCAACACCTGTACGGTGAAGGGCAGCACGCCGTATCCGCCAAACGGGGTGGACGAGCTCTGCGTCGAGCCCGGCGCCGCCGAGGCGATGGCGAAGTTGAAGGCGGCCGGTTACCTGCTGCTGGTCGTCACCAACCAGCCCGACGTGGCCCGCGGCACGCAGACCAAGGCGGGGGTCGAGGCGATCAACGAGGCGCTGCGCGGGCAGCTGCCGATCGACGACGTGGCCGTCTGCTATCACGACAACGCCGACAACTGCGACTGTCGCAAGCCCAAGCCGGGCATGCTGACGACGCTGGCGAAGAAGTGGCACGTTGATCTGCACCACAGCTTCATGGTCGGCGACCGCAGCGGCGACATTCACGCGGGTGAATCCGCCGGCGTGCGCACGTTCCTCGTCGACCGACCCTACAGCAAGGTCGACACCTGCCGGCCGGACTTCTGCGTGCGCGACCTAGCGCACGCCAGCGACATCATCCTGCAGATGGTCCGCATCGAACCGCCGCGGATGCCGTAG